In the genome of Maribacter forsetii DSM 18668, the window GTTGGGTACTATAATTATTGAACCAGTTTGTTTTTGTTGTTGGCATTACCTCTTCATTTACTTCTTACGTAAATCCGTCACATGTGGATATTCAGGATTCACAGGCATCTCTTTGTATGCAAATGTATTTGAACCTTTCTTAGGTTCTACCATTCTACCCGTAAAATTTGTTGAAGCGACCAATTCTGTAGGAGTAACCTCATCTTGTGTCATGCCAATATCCCAAAATCTATTTATTCTTCTTGATTCTGCCTCTAAACTATTTACCGGGTAGGTATCATAAGAGCGACCACCTGGGTGTGCTACAAAATAGGTACAACCACCAATTGACTTATCGTTCCAATCATCAACAATATCAAAAACTAACGGAGTATCTACACCAATTGTGGGGTGTAAGGCCGACCATGGTTCCCAAGCTTTAAAACGAACTCCCGCTACATATTCCCCTTTAGTTCCTGTAGAACTTAGCTCGATCTTTACACCGTTACAGGTTAATGTGTAACGTTTGTTATTGAAATTATTGACTTTCACCTGTACACGTTCTAAAGAAGAATCTACATACCTTGATGTACCACCACCTGTCATTTCTTCACCAAGTACATTCCATGGTTCTATAGCCATTCGTAATTCCATTTGAATGTTGTTAACATCTACCATACCGTAAAGTGGAAAGCGGAATTCAAAAAATGGATCAAACCAGTCTAACTTGAACGGATAGCCCGCTTCGTTCAACTGCTCTACAATATCTTTAATATCTTCTTTTACATAATGCTCCAACAAGAATTTATCATGCAACTCTGTACCCCAACGTACCAACTTATGCTTATACGGTTTTTTCCAAAACCAAGATACCAGCGTGCGCACCAATAACATTTGCATTAAGCTCATTTGCGCATGTGGCGGCATATCAAAAGCTCGTAGCTCTAAAATACCCAAACGCCCAGAAGATGAATCTGGCGAATATAATTTATCAATACAGAATTCTGCCCTATGGGTATTTCCTGTAATATCTGTTAGTAAATGACGAAACAAACGATCGGTTATCCAAAATGGCACTTCTTCATCATCCGGAATTTGAGAAAAAGCGATTTCTAGCTCATACAGATTTTCCAATCTTGCCTCATCTACACGTGGTGCCTGACTGGTCGGCCCTATGAACGCACCTGAAAATAAATAAGACAATCCTGGGTGATGCTGCCAAAAAGTCAATAAACTTCTTAATAACTGTGGATTCCGTAACAGCGGACTATCTGCCGGAGTTACGCCGCCCAATGTTACATGGTTTCCGCCACCTGTACCGGTGTGCTTGCCATCTAACATAAATTTCTCTGTACCTAAACGTGCTTGTTTCGCTTCGGCATATAAGGTTAACGTATTATCGGTAAGTTCTTGCCAGTTTTTCGCAGGATGCACATTTACCTCGATCACCCCTGGATCAGGAGTAACCTTCAATACTTCTAATCTGTTATCTCTTGGGGGCTCGTACCCTTCTAATATTACCGGAACGTTTAATTCTTTGGCCGTAGCTTCTATACTTGATACCAAATCTAAAAAGTCTTCGGCACTATCTAATGGCGGTAGATATAAGAACAATTTATTCTCACGAACTTCTGCACAAATAGCAGTACGCACATACGGATGTTTTCTAGGGTGCGATGATGATTTTAATTTTAAACGTTTTTGCAATGCATCTCCCGGTGTAGGTAAATCTGGCGTTTTCTCAAACAGCTCTGGTTCTGCAGTGGGCTCTGACGGAATCGGGGGGTCTTTAGGTAATGCTGCCAATGGTAATCGTAGACCAATGGCAGAATTTCCTGGAGTTAACAACAAGTGCTTATTTCTAAATTTCCACTTGTTGGTCAACCATTTATTGTTCTTTTTAGTCAACGGGTATACGTGACCAACAGCCTCTCCAATTCCCGTCTCCAATATCTCACCTAGTTTTCTACGCAGGTGACTGTCGTCCTTATTATATTTTTTAGGATTTACATCTATAGGTAATTTGCCCTCTTCCCATAAAAAGTAAAATGCATCTTCATAAGCCGGTATTACACTATTTGTCTTACAACCTAAATAACCACCTAAGGTCTTTAAAAATCGCTTTGTAATGTTTCTGGGCATTTTATATTCCTGAGAAAAAGATGCCAATAAGCTTGGGTCGTTCCAAATTGGTTTTCCATCTTTTCTCCAGTGAATACCAATCAACCAACGAGGTAATGCTTCACCAGGGTACCATTTACCTTGTGCATGATGTAACAATCCGCCCTTTCCAAAAACCTCTAATAAACGAATAGACAATTTACTTGCCAATTCTCTTTTATGCTGACCATCTGCAGCGGTATTCCACTCTTCAGATTCCATATCATCTATAGAAACGAAAGTTGGCTCACCACCCATGGTCAAGCGAACATCATTTGCCTGTAATTCTTCTTCTACCTTAAAACCAAGATTATATATAGCATTCCACTGCTCTTCTGTGTATGGCTTTGTTACTCGTGGCGATTCAAAAATTCTAGTAACCGAATTTTCAAACTCAAATGTGGTTTCCGCAAAATCACTAAATCCGCTTACCGGTGCCGCACTTTCATATGAAGGCGTGCATGCTAACGGAATATGTCCCTCGCCAGTAAAAAGTCCGGATGTGGCATCTAAACCAATCCATCCCGCTCCTGGCAAATATACTTCTGCCCAAGCATGTAAATCCGTAAAATCTTCTTCAGGACCTGACGGACCGTCCAATGATTTTTCATCTGATTTCAATTGCACTAAATAACCCGAAACAAAACGTGCCGCCAATCCTAAATGACGAAGAGTTTGTACCAACAACCAAGCAAAATCCCTACATGAACCTAATTTGGCTTCTAAGGTTTCTTCACAGGTCTGTACACCAGGTTCCATACGTAATGTATAATCCAAGTAATTGTATAATTTACTATTGAGACCGATTAAAAAATCGATACTTCGTTGCGGAGTCAAGTCTATATCATCGACCCATTTTTTTAATAACGGACCACTTTCTACTTTCTCTAAATATGGTAAAAGTTCTTTTTTAGCTTCTTCAGAATACTTAAAAGGAAATTCTTCACTAGCTTCTTCAACAAAAAAGTCGAACGGATTAATCGTCTTTAAATCTGCAATGATTTCAACATCGACAGAAAGCTCGGTTGTCTTATCCGGGAAAACAATACGTGCCATATAGTTACCAAAAGGATCTTGCTGCCAATTAAAAAAATGATTCTCTGGTTTGATCTTTATAGAGTATGCCTCAATTGGTGTTCTACTATGTGGCGCAGGTCTTAACCGGAATATGTGAGGAGATAGATTTATACTTCTATCATAGATATATTTTGTCTTGTGTTTGATTGCAACTTTTAATGCCATAATACAGTGGGATTTCAGTACTAACTAATATAAGCACTAATAACAGCAAAAAGAACACACAATTGCTTAATCGCCAAATTTTTATATATAAAAGAGTTGCAGCCAATTTTATTGATAGATTCCTAAAGTAAACTTAGAATTGTTGGTTTTTCTTTGGATAGGGCAATGGAGCAAGAAAGAAGAATTGGTAGCGACACACGATAAACATTTTAATTTTTGTAAATTGACTATCATACCAAACTCTAAAAATATGGACAAAGCACTACAGACCATGATTGATAATATGCCCGAGAAAACCGGGAAATCTTTAAGCGAATGGAAGTCCATTTTGAAAACAAAATCTTTTGCTAAACATTCTGAAGGAGTTAGTTTTCTAAAGAAAGAGCACGGTGTAACACATGGATTTGCAAATACTATTGTCTCTTTATCAAAAGAAGAAAATAATTCTCCTGCCGATTTAGTAGCCCAGCAATATAATGGGAAGGAAAATTTAATTCTTATTTACGAAGCGCTTTTAAAAACGGTAAAAACATTTGGTGACGATGTTACCATTACCCCAAAGAAAACTACAGTAAGTATTATTCGAAAAAAACAATTTGCACTTATAAAACCCGCTACCAAAACAAGAATAGACCTAGGACTGAAAATAAAAGACAAACCAACTACAGACCGACTAGAATCATCTGGACCATTTGGTAGCATGTGCACACATAGAGTTCAACTCACTGATGCCAGCCAGGTTGATGGTGAATTAATTGAATGGTTGAAGGAGGCTTATAAAAAGGCGTAGTAAAATTATTTAGTTCTTTAAAAACATCTAATGAAAAACATAACCATACTATTTTCGATTCTCTTTCTAAGTCTTATATCTACAAATATACTTTTCGGTCAAGATTCTATTTTTAAAGGAATATCACCTGCCGAATTTGAAATCATTTTACTTGGCGAACAATCTCATGGAGATGGTGCCGTTTTTGACAAAAAATTTGAAATGATAAAAGACCTACATGAGAACCATGGGTATAATTTATTAGTTTTTGAGAGTGGCATGTATGATAATTTTAAAGCAAATGAGCTTTACAAAAATCAAAAAGAGGAGATTGACATTTTCAAGCAAAGTGTTGGTTGGCTGTATACCACTACCGAAGTTTTCCAAGAATTATTGAATTATTTGGAAACACACCCTGAATTAAAAATTCTTGGGTTCGATTCACAAGAATCAACTCTTTTTGAAGCGTACTTCTTAAATGATTTTAAATCTCTTTGTTCTAAAAATAACATCGTAATTTCTAATGAAGACTACATAGAAATTGAAAAGACGATGCTTGTTAGAGATTTTGAAAATTATGCTTTCAATGAAAAAGACTCTACCAACCTTTACAACAATATTAATGCTGTTATTGAAAAAATTGACCAAATCGCTAAAAATGATATTGAAACAGCAGTGTTAGTTCAAACATTTAAGAGTGTATTTTCTGACTTGGATTTTGAATTAAAAAGTTTGCAGAAAGAAAAAATAGCTATTCAAAACCCAAGAGATAAACAAATGGCAGAGAATTTGATTTTTATAAAAGAAACTTATCCTAGTGAAAAAATAATGGGTTGGGGTGCTAGTTACCATTTTGCTAACAAAATAAATGAGTTTGAATATACTTTAGAGACCGAAGAATATATTAAAAATCGAATTGCATTAACAGATAGTATTCACGGTGAAACCCATACATCTGAATCTGAAGAAATTACTCAAATCAAGGAACTCAAACTTGCACTACCCATGGGGCAAATTCTGAAAGAGAAATATGGCTCTAAAATATTCAGTATAGCGTTCACTTCATACAAAGGAGATTTTTTTAATATTGAAATTGACCAGACAACCCCTATACTGTCACCACCGAGCAGTAGTATTGAGTCCGATTTAAAAGATCAGAATATTAAATCCACTCTTTCTATTCTTAAGGATTCATCTGATAAATATTACTCATCTGCCCTAGGCTATATTCCATTGTACGCCAATTGGGAGGATATTTTTGACGGCATTTATTATATCGAAAACATGTACCCTCCAAAGTTTATGGAATACAATAATAACGAAACAGCCGAAATAGTAAATTACAATGGAAATGGTATAATAAAAGGTTCTTTAGTGGATGACGACACTACTGAACCCATTAATTATGCCGACATATACTATTCTAATTTAAATTCAAGTACAGTATCAAACTCAAACGGGCAGTTCAGTATTGCCCATGAAAAAAGCACAAATGGCTATTTAGTATTTTCTGCTTTAGGATATCATAGCGATTCAATACCTATAGCTTCAGCTAAAGAGTATTATAATATCAAACTTAAAAAGGCTAAAGATGATATTACCTTAAATGAAGTGGTTGTATCTGCAAAGCGTGTAGAATTAAGCGCTGAAGAAATCATTAAAAAAGCTCGAAAAAATATTGAAAAGAACTACATACAAACCCCTTACAATCAAGATTTCTTATTTCAAGTCAGTCAACTGAGCGCTAATGACTCTTTACATGTTGGAGAGGAAGCTATTATTAAAACCTATAATAAAAAAGGCATTAATGGCAGTAATAAACCAGAGAATAGCATGTTTGCAGAGATAGAACACTTAAGAGCAAATACTACTATTTATGAAAAAAATAAATGGGATGGAGTTGGTTCTATGTGGGTAATTCTAAATAGAGATATTATTTTAAGTAAGAGCAATGTGCTTTACCGTACTGGATCTTATGATTTACAAAAACATAGAACAATAAACTATGAGGGACAAAAAGTGTATCAGATAAATTTTACGAATAACTCACCAGGCTCTTACTCTACAGGATTTGGATACCCCGCACCAGAAGCTTCATTTGGTAGTATTTATATTGACGAGGAAAATTATGCTGTTTTAAAATATGAGCATCATATAGAACTCCCTGAATATGAAACGAAAAAGTCTAAAAAACTGATTAAACAAACCCATAATATTGTACAGACTTATAAAAACATAAATGGAAAGTATTTTTTTAATTTACTGGAAATCAACACTACTGCTGATATTTTTTCAATGGAGCATGAACTCTTAAATACCAAGTATTTTATGGACAAAATCATTTCAAAAAATATAGAAACTAATACAGTGCGTGTATTAACCAAACCTTTGATAGAGGTCAAAAAAGGTTACAAACCAACATCAAGCGATACATATTGGAATGACAAGCCAATGGATTTTTCTATAGATATCAATGCAATTAACATGAAAAGTTAAACCCCTAAATGCAACAAAGCCAATGCATCTTCAGTTTTACCATCTGCC includes:
- a CDS encoding transglutaminase family protein, with product MALKVAIKHKTKYIYDRSINLSPHIFRLRPAPHSRTPIEAYSIKIKPENHFFNWQQDPFGNYMARIVFPDKTTELSVDVEIIADLKTINPFDFFVEEASEEFPFKYSEEAKKELLPYLEKVESGPLLKKWVDDIDLTPQRSIDFLIGLNSKLYNYLDYTLRMEPGVQTCEETLEAKLGSCRDFAWLLVQTLRHLGLAARFVSGYLVQLKSDEKSLDGPSGPEEDFTDLHAWAEVYLPGAGWIGLDATSGLFTGEGHIPLACTPSYESAAPVSGFSDFAETTFEFENSVTRIFESPRVTKPYTEEQWNAIYNLGFKVEEELQANDVRLTMGGEPTFVSIDDMESEEWNTAADGQHKRELASKLSIRLLEVFGKGGLLHHAQGKWYPGEALPRWLIGIHWRKDGKPIWNDPSLLASFSQEYKMPRNITKRFLKTLGGYLGCKTNSVIPAYEDAFYFLWEEGKLPIDVNPKKYNKDDSHLRRKLGEILETGIGEAVGHVYPLTKKNNKWLTNKWKFRNKHLLLTPGNSAIGLRLPLAALPKDPPIPSEPTAEPELFEKTPDLPTPGDALQKRLKLKSSSHPRKHPYVRTAICAEVRENKLFLYLPPLDSAEDFLDLVSSIEATAKELNVPVILEGYEPPRDNRLEVLKVTPDPGVIEVNVHPAKNWQELTDNTLTLYAEAKQARLGTEKFMLDGKHTGTGGGNHVTLGGVTPADSPLLRNPQLLRSLLTFWQHHPGLSYLFSGAFIGPTSQAPRVDEARLENLYELEIAFSQIPDDEEVPFWITDRLFRHLLTDITGNTHRAEFCIDKLYSPDSSSGRLGILELRAFDMPPHAQMSLMQMLLVRTLVSWFWKKPYKHKLVRWGTELHDKFLLEHYVKEDIKDIVEQLNEAGYPFKLDWFDPFFEFRFPLYGMVDVNNIQMELRMAIEPWNVLGEEMTGGGTSRYVDSSLERVQVKVNNFNNKRYTLTCNGVKIELSSTGTKGEYVAGVRFKAWEPWSALHPTIGVDTPLVFDIVDDWNDKSIGGCTYFVAHPGGRSYDTYPVNSLEAESRRINRFWDIGMTQDEVTPTELVASTNFTGRMVEPKKGSNTFAYKEMPVNPEYPHVTDLRKK
- a CDS encoding carboxypeptidase-like regulatory domain-containing protein, producing the protein MKNITILFSILFLSLISTNILFGQDSIFKGISPAEFEIILLGEQSHGDGAVFDKKFEMIKDLHENHGYNLLVFESGMYDNFKANELYKNQKEEIDIFKQSVGWLYTTTEVFQELLNYLETHPELKILGFDSQESTLFEAYFLNDFKSLCSKNNIVISNEDYIEIEKTMLVRDFENYAFNEKDSTNLYNNINAVIEKIDQIAKNDIETAVLVQTFKSVFSDLDFELKSLQKEKIAIQNPRDKQMAENLIFIKETYPSEKIMGWGASYHFANKINEFEYTLETEEYIKNRIALTDSIHGETHTSESEEITQIKELKLALPMGQILKEKYGSKIFSIAFTSYKGDFFNIEIDQTTPILSPPSSSIESDLKDQNIKSTLSILKDSSDKYYSSALGYIPLYANWEDIFDGIYYIENMYPPKFMEYNNNETAEIVNYNGNGIIKGSLVDDDTTEPINYADIYYSNLNSSTVSNSNGQFSIAHEKSTNGYLVFSALGYHSDSIPIASAKEYYNIKLKKAKDDITLNEVVVSAKRVELSAEEIIKKARKNIEKNYIQTPYNQDFLFQVSQLSANDSLHVGEEAIIKTYNKKGINGSNKPENSMFAEIEHLRANTTIYEKNKWDGVGSMWVILNRDIILSKSNVLYRTGSYDLQKHRTINYEGQKVYQINFTNNSPGSYSTGFGYPAPEASFGSIYIDEENYAVLKYEHHIELPEYETKKSKKLIKQTHNIVQTYKNINGKYFFNLLEINTTADIFSMEHELLNTKYFMDKIISKNIETNTVRVLTKPLIEVKKGYKPTSSDTYWNDKPMDFSIDINAINMKS
- a CDS encoding DUF4287 domain-containing protein → MDKALQTMIDNMPEKTGKSLSEWKSILKTKSFAKHSEGVSFLKKEHGVTHGFANTIVSLSKEENNSPADLVAQQYNGKENLILIYEALLKTVKTFGDDVTITPKKTTVSIIRKKQFALIKPATKTRIDLGLKIKDKPTTDRLESSGPFGSMCTHRVQLTDASQVDGELIEWLKEAYKKA